In Excalfactoria chinensis isolate bCotChi1 chromosome 20, bCotChi1.hap2, whole genome shotgun sequence, a genomic segment contains:
- the LOC140261201 gene encoding regulatory solute carrier protein family 1 member 1 isoform X1, translating into MLCVFTAAGVGHRPENSDKETTSLEMPSLPASDGFENPVQSSELSSKICNPTDQLLDRSLFAPASTRSNKSSLTEPIDPRAIKSFESSTKCQITPGRDHPLVLQHLSNNSSLANNDHSLQTEEVNSCSPACLSQETLEETFLADSLMECNTTEQGCGEEPLLEVTKKNSLSDSTDELGQIKDAPLPSELKDRKQKLAINHQMWTEPEKFEHLEKQTDKTDPEHPGKIGGVEEEGHTASQPEIPPAEMREGSLEKADLSCVKEHVKTSCSCVDMEVDTAEHSVAEVHISAMKQKWQVRNGRASDLNSGASSIEVESLKSATSPSDAVSTPDVLQSKSTGEIPQKCNELSNLTAENSSSPSIVYQQDTDLGRHLEEPCFSLASALKELHKLLISCKGECKLLTSEVSQLEMVHKEQVQWKGFSEDKWKGSDRDGQQQSSSSFNLRSEGGKAEGNQPCNSGVENVSLGSVIHMESAPGEDALQIPEFSGKRDLTVVTSTGTSDQQESSEQAKVLPEWFQSPILEQNSVSSQPSLDKGTSQDTSASLTRALERSSSSAPDSPELVGGCEEPLPSPPTESTELPLVASPPAFPAADVDRILDAGFTTVEALEALERADGNADLALLILLAKSIVVPT; encoded by the coding sequence AGAATAGTGACAAAGAAACTACCTCACTGGAAATGCCCTCCTTACCAGCTTCTGATGGGTTTGAAAATCCAGTCCAGTCTTCAGAACTAAGTTCTAAAATCTGCAATCCCACAGATCAATTACTTGATCGATCTCTCTTTGCCCCTGCTTCAACACGCTCAAATAAATCTAGCCTCACAGAGCCCATTGATCCTAGAGCCATCAAGTCATTTGAGTCTTCAACTAAATGCCAGATCACCCCAGGAAGAGATCATCCTCTTGTGTTACAGCATCTTTCCAATAACTCTTCCTTGGCAAATAATGACCACTCTCTTCAGACAGAGGAAGTGAATAGTTGCAGTCCAGCTTGCCTTTCACAGGAGACActtgaagaaacatttcttgCTGACAGTCTAATGGAATGTAACACTACAGAACAAGGCTGTGGTGAGGAACCTCTGTTggaagtgacaaaaaaaaatagtttgtcTGACAGCACTGATGAGCTTGGGCAAATAAAAGATGCACCTCTGCCTTCAGAACTAAAGGATCGAAAACAGAAGCTTGCCATAAACCATCAGATGTGGACAGAACCAGAGAAGTTTGAGCATCTGGAGAAACAAACTGACAAAACTGACCCAGAACATCCTGGCAAAATTGGTGGGGTGGAAGAAGAGGGCCATACAGCCAGCCAGCCAGAAATTCCTCCTGCAGAAATGAGAGAAGGTAGCCTGGAGAAAGCAGATCTTTCCTGTGTGAAAGAGCATGTCAAAACATCCTGTAGTTGTGTGGATATGGAAGTGGATACAGCTGAGCATTCTGTAGCTGAAGTGCACATCTCAGCAATGAAGCAGAAGTGGCAAGTAAGGAATGGAAGGGCATCTGACCTGAACTCAGGTGCCTCTTCTATAGAAGTGGAGTCACTGAAGTCTGCAACTTCCCCGAGTGATGCAGTTTCCACCCCTGATGTGTTGCAGTCTAAAAGCACCggtgaaatcccccaaaagtgTAATGAGTTGTCCAATTTAACAGCTGAAAACAGTTCTTCCCCCTCCATTGTTTATCAGCAGGACACAGATCTGGGTAGACATTTAGAAGAGCCATGTTTCTCTCTAGCATCAGCCTTGAAAGAGCTTCACAAACTCTTGATCAGTTGTAAAGGAGAATGTAAACTTCTTACATCTGAAGTTTCTCAGCTGGAAATGGTTCACAAAGAGCAAGTACAATGGAAGGGGTTTTCTGAAGATAAGTGGAAAGGCTCAGATCGAGATGGCCAGCAACAGAGTAGTTCCTCCTTTAACTTGAGATCTGAAGGTGGAAAAGCAGAGGGGAACCAGCCTTGTAATTCTGGCGTAGAAAATGTTAGTCTTGGGTCTGTCATTCACATGGAATCAGCTCCTGGAGAGGATGCTTTACAAATTCCAGAGTTTTCAGGTAAGAGAGATTTGACTGTGGTGACTTCTACAGGGACATCTGACCAACAAGAGAGCTCTGAGCAGGCAAAGGTTTTGCCAGAATGGTTCCAAAGTCCGATTTTGGAACAGAACAGTGtttcctctcagccttctttggATAAAGGTACATCTCAAGACACTTCGGCATCACTCACAAGAGCACTCgagagaagcagcagttctgctcctGACAGCCCAGAGTTGGTGGGTGGGTGTGAGGAGCCGCTGCCTAGCCCACCCACCGAGTCCACAGAACTTCCCTTGGTTGCTTCACCACctgctttccctgcagctgATGTTGATCGAATCCTTGATGCTGGCTTTACCACAGTAGAAGCTCTGGAGGCTTTGGAACGAGCAGATGGGAATGCAGATCTTGCTCTTCTCATTTTGCTAGCCAAGAGTATTGTTGTTCCTACCTAA